A single genomic interval of Chloroflexota bacterium harbors:
- the phoU gene encoding phosphate signaling complex protein PhoU has translation MSQSLRPHFDRELSEIRDNLLRMGSLVDTAVARSITALNNRDVNLARQIVLDDTVINDLRFKVEEDCLTLIATQQPAASDLRTVVAAMNIVNDMERMGDHATGIAKTVLRMGDQPLLKPLVDIPRMSDLARDMLKRSLDAFLARNAEAARAIAAQDDDIDHLYKAIFDELLAIMAQDPGTIQRGTYLLWCAHNLERIGDRVTNIAERVIFMTTGTMKELNV, from the coding sequence ATGTCTCAGTCTCTACGCCCACACTTTGATCGTGAACTTTCCGAGATCCGCGACAACTTGCTTCGCATGGGCAGTCTGGTGGACACGGCTGTTGCGCGTTCCATCACGGCCTTGAACAACCGCGACGTCAACCTGGCCCGTCAGATCGTCCTTGACGATACTGTCATCAACGATCTGCGCTTCAAGGTTGAGGAGGACTGCTTGACGCTGATTGCCACCCAGCAACCGGCGGCCAGCGACCTGCGGACGGTGGTGGCGGCCATGAACATCGTCAACGATATGGAGCGCATGGGCGACCACGCCACCGGCATCGCCAAGACCGTCCTTCGCATGGGCGACCAGCCTCTGCTCAAGCCCCTCGTTGACATTCCGCGCATGTCCGACCTGGCCCGCGACATGCTCAAACGTAGCCTCGACGCCTTCCTGGCCCGCAACGCCGAAGCCGCCCGCGCCATCGCCGCTCAAGACGACGACATTGACCACCTCTACAAAGCCATCTTCGATGAGCTACTGGCTATTATGGCGCAAGACCCAGGCACCATCCAGCGCGGCACGTACTTGTTGTGGTGCGCTCACAATCTGGAGCGCATCGGCGACCGGGTGACTAACATCGCCGAGCGCGTGATCTTCATGACCACTGGCACGATGAAAGAGTTGAATGTCTGA
- a CDS encoding metallophosphoesterase, with protein MSDAAAYPTTQLPLPESGTLKIGVVADTHLPDRLLSLPSQLFTALDGVDLILHAGDISNPKALRELERVAPVIAVLGNRDIWYQANWSLPLDRVIEVGAVRIGLTHGHGGLRGYVREKLFYYTVGFHLESFIAAAQARFSDVQAIAFGHSHHPFNERRGQVLMFNPGSVSPSYRAAFGASIGILTSDGREVRGEIMPLGFRGEARKLF; from the coding sequence ATGTCTGATGCGGCGGCTTACCCGACAACTCAACTTCCTCTGCCCGAGTCGGGGACACTCAAAATCGGAGTGGTGGCCGACACTCACCTCCCCGACCGCCTTCTCTCCCTTCCCTCGCAACTCTTCACCGCCCTCGACGGTGTAGACCTCATTCTTCATGCAGGCGACATTAGCAATCCAAAAGCCTTGAGAGAACTGGAGCGGGTTGCGCCGGTGATTGCCGTGCTGGGCAACCGCGACATTTGGTATCAAGCCAACTGGAGTCTGCCGCTGGATCGAGTCATTGAGGTGGGCGCGGTGCGCATCGGCCTGACGCACGGCCACGGCGGGTTGAGGGGTTACGTCCGAGAAAAGCTTTTCTACTACACCGTCGGCTTCCACCTGGAGAGCTTCATCGCCGCCGCGCAGGCCCGCTTCAGCGATGTGCAGGCCATCGCCTTCGGCCACTCGCATCATCCTTTCAACGAAAGGCGGGGCCAGGTTTTGATGTTCAACCCAGGCTCGGTCAGCCCCAGTTATCGGGCCGCGTTTGGGGCGTCCATCGGCATTCTCACGTCGGACGGGCGCGAGGTGCGCGGCGAGATTATGCCGCTGGGGTTTCGAGGAGAAGCTCGGAAACTGTTCTAA
- a CDS encoding PstS family phosphate ABC transporter substrate-binding protein translates to MNCALQQNRFLLFAVLLLAACASPSASSTPAPSAQTTIENKGSDTMVNLALAWAEAYEAAHPETQLSVTGGGSGTGIAALINGTVTIANASRAIKDEERQQAEANGIEAVEFVVAKDAIAIVVNPANPVNRLSLPQLSAIYSGQITNWREVGGDDRPIVLLSRESNSGTHVYFLENVLRLGKKENKTLFSPDTGVRPRSTEDCGRVGVCAGQVMEPQITWLGALRVLVESCQSSFCLFNRIKPGKGQYAAAQS, encoded by the coding sequence GTGAATTGCGCTCTACAACAGAATCGCTTTTTGCTGTTTGCCGTTCTTCTTTTAGCCGCCTGCGCCTCTCCCTCGGCTTCTTCAACCCCCGCCCCTTCCGCCCAAACCACAATCGAGAACAAAGGCTCGGACACGATGGTGAATCTGGCCCTGGCCTGGGCCGAGGCTTACGAGGCGGCTCACCCTGAGACTCAACTCTCGGTGACGGGCGGCGGGAGTGGCACGGGCATTGCCGCGCTGATCAACGGCACGGTGACGATCGCCAACGCCTCGCGGGCCATCAAAGACGAGGAGCGCCAGCAGGCTGAAGCTAACGGCATTGAAGCGGTTGAGTTCGTGGTCGCCAAAGACGCCATCGCCATCGTCGTCAACCCGGCCAACCCGGTGAACCGACTCAGCTTGCCGCAACTCTCGGCGATTTACAGCGGGCAGATCACCAACTGGCGCGAGGTGGGCGGCGACGATCGGCCTATCGTTTTGCTCTCGCGTGAGAGCAACTCCGGCACGCACGTCTATTTTCTGGAGAACGTTCTGCGGCTGGGGAAGAAGGAGAACAAGACCCTGTTCTCGCCCGACACGGGTGTTCGGCCCCGAAGCACAGAAGATTGTGGCCGAGTTGGGGTTTGTGCCGGTCAAGTAATGGAGCCGCAGATTACATGGCTCGGTGCGCTTCGCGTTTTGGTCGAGAGTTGCCAAAGCTCATTTTGCCTTTTCAATAGGATAAAGCCTGGCAAGGGCCAGTATGCCGCCGCTCAAAGCTAA
- a CDS encoding response regulator: MPRALAIDDDPIVLKLTAATLTRLGYEVSTASDGVKGLVAVKTDHPDVIISDVMMPGMNGYEVTRRLRRDPEFAQTPILILTGQSELEEKLQAFEAGADDFMNKPFEPAELAARLTVLLRRSEAGKLAQSLGLTRTEEAQLVAVHSLRGGIGSSSLATNLSIGLAQLWETPTLLLDLVFSAGQIALMLDTPLKRTWGDLAGFSLDDMDFETLHTIIGQHASGLDFIAAPTLPTEAEELANEVLRAAIKLLKTHYDYVIADTAHDFSETTLTLLDAADVILVPLAPEMSSVRAAAAALDTYTRLGYSKDKIKLVLNWTFEHHGLPRKNIEAALHMPVTLVLPFASDTFVGAINRGRPLLYESPTDPIATLIEDFAFRLSKERHRAIPPAVPSAAWLRVNKRLAVLSAELRK; this comes from the coding sequence ATGCCACGCGCTTTAGCAATTGACGACGACCCCATTGTTCTCAAACTTACCGCCGCCACCCTGACCCGGCTCGGCTACGAAGTCAGCACGGCTTCAGACGGCGTTAAGGGATTGGTGGCGGTCAAAACCGATCACCCGGACGTGATTATTTCGGATGTGATGATGCCTGGCATGAACGGTTACGAAGTCACTCGCCGCCTGCGCCGGGACCCCGAATTTGCCCAAACGCCTATTCTGATTCTCACCGGCCAATCGGAACTGGAAGAAAAGCTCCAGGCCTTTGAGGCCGGGGCGGACGATTTCATGAACAAGCCGTTTGAACCGGCGGAGTTGGCCGCCCGCCTGACGGTGTTGTTGCGGCGCTCTGAAGCCGGCAAGCTGGCGCAATCGCTGGGGCTGACTCGAACTGAAGAGGCCCAGCTCGTTGCCGTTCATAGTTTACGGGGCGGCATTGGCTCTTCAAGCCTGGCTACGAATCTGAGCATTGGCCTGGCCCAGTTGTGGGAGACGCCCACGTTGCTGCTGGATTTGGTGTTCAGCGCCGGGCAGATCGCCCTCATGCTGGACACGCCCCTCAAGCGCACCTGGGGCGACCTGGCCGGGTTCAGCCTGGATGATATGGATTTTGAAACGTTGCATACCATCATAGGCCAACATGCCAGCGGACTGGACTTCATCGCCGCGCCCACCCTGCCCACCGAAGCCGAAGAGTTGGCGAATGAAGTGCTAAGGGCCGCCATAAAACTGCTCAAGACGCATTACGATTACGTCATCGCCGACACAGCTCACGACTTTAGCGAGACGACCCTGACCCTGCTCGACGCCGCCGACGTGATCCTGGTGCCGCTGGCTCCGGAGATGTCCTCGGTGCGGGCGGCGGCGGCGGCCCTGGACACTTACACCCGGCTGGGTTACAGCAAAGACAAGATCAAGCTGGTGTTGAACTGGACGTTTGAGCATCACGGCCTACCGCGCAAAAACATCGAAGCCGCCCTGCACATGCCGGTCACCCTGGTTCTGCCTTTCGCCTCCGACACCTTTGTGGGCGCCATCAACCGGGGTCGTCCGCTCCTGTACGAGTCTCCCACCGATCCCATTGCCACCCTTATTGAAGATTTCGCTTTCCGTTTGAGCAAAGAGCGGCACCGGGCCATTCCGCCGGCGGTGCCAAGCGCGGCCTGGCTGAGAGTGAACAAACGCTTAGCGGTCTTGTCGGCTGAGTTGCGCAAATAG
- a CDS encoding c-type cytochrome encodes MKRLVLFSVLSLVLLLVFPVFAGGWSVVTLDSLPDKIVAGQPVNVGFMVRQHGQTPMAGLTPEIKLQKADAPKLFRVVARPSGGVGHYTAAITFPDAGEWNWTINAFPEPQTMPQLTVLSAGSSASAEASPLPMMVGGVGLAVAVGAALIFFRARVAWAAALILAGALVGAMGFASTATHDNGSAAVGPVYTQEQLGQRLFVAKGCVTCHIHESVRQGWQGLSVDIGPNLTNFTANPGYLTKWLYNPPALKPNTQMPRLGLSEEEMKALIAFINAP; translated from the coding sequence ATGAAACGCCTTGTCCTGTTTTCTGTTTTGTCGCTCGTTTTGCTTTTGGTCTTTCCGGTCTTTGCCGGCGGCTGGTCGGTGGTGACGTTGGACTCGCTGCCGGACAAAATTGTAGCTGGTCAACCTGTCAACGTCGGCTTCATGGTGCGCCAGCACGGGCAAACGCCAATGGCCGGGCTGACGCCGGAGATCAAACTGCAAAAGGCGGATGCTCCCAAGTTGTTCCGGGTCGTTGCTCGACCCAGCGGCGGGGTCGGCCATTACACCGCCGCGATTACTTTCCCCGATGCCGGCGAATGGAACTGGACGATCAACGCCTTCCCGGAACCGCAGACCATGCCCCAGCTGACGGTGTTGTCCGCCGGATCATCAGCGAGCGCAGAGGCTTCACCATTGCCAATGATGGTAGGCGGCGTCGGGTTGGCCGTCGCGGTTGGGGCGGCCTTGATCTTTTTCCGGGCGCGGGTTGCGTGGGCGGCGGCGCTGATTCTTGCCGGGGCGCTAGTGGGCGCAATGGGGTTCGCCTCAACGGCGACTCATGACAATGGAAGCGCGGCGGTCGGGCCGGTCTATACTCAGGAGCAACTCGGCCAGCGGCTATTTGTAGCCAAAGGGTGTGTGACGTGCCACATTCACGAGTCGGTCCGACAAGGATGGCAGGGCTTGTCGGTAGACATCGGCCCCAACCTGACCAACTTCACTGCCAACCCGGGTTATCTGACCAAGTGGCTCTATAACCCTCCGGCGCTCAAGCCAAACACCCAAATGCCCCGTCTCGGCTTGAGCGAGGAGGAGATGAAGGCGCTCATCGCCTTCATCAACGCTCCATGA
- a CDS encoding phosphate ABC transporter ATP-binding protein, whose amino-acid sequence MAKISVEHLDFYYGPKRALLNVNMEIAEREITALIGPSGCGKSTFLRCLNRMNDTIDGARVVGKIALDDQDVYAPSVDVADLRRRVGLVFQKPNPFPKSIFENVAFGPRVLGLTRDLPQRVEQSLRGAALWDEAKDHLHESALGLSLGQQQRLCIARVLAVEPEVILMDEPCSALDPVATLKIEELMRELKEYYTIVIVTHNMQQAARVSDRAGLFWLGELVEFDLTGKLFTRPAKEISENYITGRFG is encoded by the coding sequence ATGGCGAAGATCAGCGTCGAGCATCTCGACTTTTATTACGGCCCCAAGCGCGCGCTACTCAACGTGAACATGGAAATCGCCGAGCGTGAGATTACCGCCCTCATCGGCCCATCCGGGTGTGGCAAGTCCACCTTTCTGCGTTGCCTCAACCGCATGAACGACACAATTGACGGCGCGCGCGTCGTCGGCAAAATTGCGCTGGACGACCAGGATGTTTACGCGCCGAGCGTGGACGTGGCCGATCTGCGTCGCCGGGTCGGCCTCGTGTTCCAAAAGCCAAACCCTTTCCCGAAGTCCATCTTTGAGAACGTGGCCTTCGGCCCGCGCGTGCTCGGCCTGACGCGCGACTTGCCTCAGCGCGTGGAGCAGTCGCTTCGCGGCGCGGCGCTGTGGGACGAGGCAAAGGATCATCTACACGAGTCGGCGTTGGGCTTGTCGCTCGGCCAGCAACAACGGCTGTGCATCGCCCGGGTGCTGGCGGTGGAACCGGAAGTGATCCTCATGGACGAGCCATGCTCGGCCCTCGACCCGGTGGCCACTTTGAAAATCGAAGAACTGATGCGCGAACTGAAAGAATATTACACCATCGTCATCGTCACTCACAACATGCAACAAGCGGCCCGCGTCTCCGACCGCGCCGGCCTGTTCTGGCTCGGCGAGTTGGTGGAGTTCGACCTCACCGGCAAACTCTTCACCCGCCCGGCCAAAGAAATTAGCGAGAACTACATTACTGGCCGGTTCGGATAA